One window from the genome of Cricetulus griseus strain 17A/GY chromosome 2, alternate assembly CriGri-PICRH-1.0, whole genome shotgun sequence encodes:
- the LOC100758417 gene encoding selection and upkeep of intraepithelial T-cells protein 1-like isoform X3: protein MGSTGPCFYGHCIVMFLLHMITPSSEKFMVTGLEGPVVAPLGGNLELSCQLFPSQDAQHMEIRWFRHHYTQPVHLYRDGKDIYGETILKYVERTELLKDAIGEGRVTLRIFNVTVDDDGPYHCVFKDSNFYEEHITEVKVTAVGLQVQIHVHPPNTKGVIVECNSGGWFPKPLMEWRDSRGEVIPAATKSHSQDEGKLFNIKMILLIRDSSSPKVTCYLQNPLTGQEQRTSVAISDAFFSWNRKWKMILSVILFVMVFSVMDSSCQIYIRKQNRWCTWTAPWVIGILILVLSVLTVIGVLVWLHMKQRVPISDAHFELDTLWLEDISVILCALMVSATMLISYVYFKLKAHLQNYHLSEVSSSK from the exons agaAATTCATGGTGACTGGCTTAGAAGGGCCAGTTGTGGCTCCATTGGGTGGAAACCTTGAACTCAGCTGTCAGTTATTCCCATCACAAGATGCACAGCACATGGAGATTCGTTGGTTCCGGCACCATTATACACAGCCAGTACACCTTTACAGGGATGGTAAAGACATATATGGAGAAACTATCTTGAAGTATGTGGAACGGACAGAACTCCTTAAAGATGCCattggagaaggaagagtgaccCTCAGGATCTTTAATGTGACTGTTGATGATGATGGGCCATACCACTGTGTCTTCAAAGACAGCAATTTTTATGAAGAGCACATCACAGAGGTCAAGGTCACAG CTGTGGGCTTGCAGGTACAGATTCATGTTCATCCTCCCAATACCAAAGGTGTAATAGTGGAATGTAACTCTGGAGGTTGGTTCCCAAAGCCTCTCATGGAATGGAGGGACAGCAGAGGAGAGGTCATTCCAGCTGCAACAAAATCTCATTCTCAGGATGAAGGCAAACTATTCAATATAAAGATGATTCTTCTCATTAGAGACAGTTCCTCCCCAAAAGTCACTTGCTACCTTCAGAACCCTTTGACAGGCCAAGAGCAAAGGACCAGTGTTGCCATATCAG ATgcatttttttcatggaataggaaatggaaaatgatttTGAGTGTGATATTATTTGTGATGGTGTTCTCTGTAATGGATTCTAGTTGTCAGATATATATCAGAAAACAAA ATAGGTGGTGCACATGGACTGCTCCTTGGGTCATAGGCATATTGATCCTGGTGCTTTCAGTGTTGACTGTCATAGGAGTCCTGGTGTGGTTGCATATGAAACAAAGAG TTCCTATTTCAGATGCACATTTTGAATTGGATACTTTGTGGTTGGAAGATATAAGTGTCATCCTGTGTGCTCTTATGGTATCTGCCACCATGCTCATTTCCTATGTATACTTCAAATTGAAAG CTCATCTCCAAAACTATCATCTCAGTGAGGTGTCATCCAGCAAGTGA
- the LOC100758417 gene encoding selection and upkeep of intraepithelial T-cells protein 1-like isoform X1, translating into MVTGLEGPVVAPLGGNLELSCQLFPSQDAQHMEIRWFRHHYTQPVHLYRDGKDIYGETILKYVERTELLKDAIGEGRVTLRIFNVTVDDDGPYHCVFKDSNFYEEHITEVKVTAVGLQVQIHVHPPNTKGVIVECNSGGWFPKPLMEWRDSRGEVIPAATKSHSQDEGKLFNIKMILLIRDSSSPKVTCYLQNPLTGQEQRTSVAISDAFFSWNRKWKMILSVILFVMVFSVMDSSCQIYIRKQNRWCTWTAPWVIGILILVLSVLTVIGVLVWLHMKQRVPISDAHFELDTLWLEDISVILCALMVSATMLISYVYFKLKAHLQNYHLSEVSSSK; encoded by the exons ATGGTGACTGGCTTAGAAGGGCCAGTTGTGGCTCCATTGGGTGGAAACCTTGAACTCAGCTGTCAGTTATTCCCATCACAAGATGCACAGCACATGGAGATTCGTTGGTTCCGGCACCATTATACACAGCCAGTACACCTTTACAGGGATGGTAAAGACATATATGGAGAAACTATCTTGAAGTATGTGGAACGGACAGAACTCCTTAAAGATGCCattggagaaggaagagtgaccCTCAGGATCTTTAATGTGACTGTTGATGATGATGGGCCATACCACTGTGTCTTCAAAGACAGCAATTTTTATGAAGAGCACATCACAGAGGTCAAGGTCACAG CTGTGGGCTTGCAGGTACAGATTCATGTTCATCCTCCCAATACCAAAGGTGTAATAGTGGAATGTAACTCTGGAGGTTGGTTCCCAAAGCCTCTCATGGAATGGAGGGACAGCAGAGGAGAGGTCATTCCAGCTGCAACAAAATCTCATTCTCAGGATGAAGGCAAACTATTCAATATAAAGATGATTCTTCTCATTAGAGACAGTTCCTCCCCAAAAGTCACTTGCTACCTTCAGAACCCTTTGACAGGCCAAGAGCAAAGGACCAGTGTTGCCATATCAG ATgcatttttttcatggaataggaaatggaaaatgatttTGAGTGTGATATTATTTGTGATGGTGTTCTCTGTAATGGATTCTAGTTGTCAGATATATATCAGAAAACAAA ATAGGTGGTGCACATGGACTGCTCCTTGGGTCATAGGCATATTGATCCTGGTGCTTTCAGTGTTGACTGTCATAGGAGTCCTGGTGTGGTTGCATATGAAACAAAGAG TTCCTATTTCAGATGCACATTTTGAATTGGATACTTTGTGGTTGGAAGATATAAGTGTCATCCTGTGTGCTCTTATGGTATCTGCCACCATGCTCATTTCCTATGTATACTTCAAATTGAAAG CTCATCTCCAAAACTATCATCTCAGTGAGGTGTCATCCAGCAAGTGA
- the LOC100758417 gene encoding selection and upkeep of intraepithelial T-cells protein 1-like isoform X2, protein MVTGLEGPVVAPLGGNLELSCQLFPSQDAQHMEIRWFRHHYTQPVHLYRDGKDIYGETILKYVERTELLKDAIGEGRVTLRIFNVTVDDDGPYHCVFKDSNFYEEHITEVKVTAVGLQVQIHVHPPNTKGVIVECNSGGWFPKPLMEWRDSRGEVIPAATKSHSQDEGKLFNIKMILLIRDSSSPKVTCYLQNPLTGQEQRTSVAISDAFFSWNRKWKMILSVILFVMVFSVMDSSCQIYIRKQNRWCTWTAPWVIGILILVLSVLTVIGVLVWLHMKQRVPISDAHFELDTLWLEDISVILCALMVSATMLISYVYFKLKGVLR, encoded by the exons ATGGTGACTGGCTTAGAAGGGCCAGTTGTGGCTCCATTGGGTGGAAACCTTGAACTCAGCTGTCAGTTATTCCCATCACAAGATGCACAGCACATGGAGATTCGTTGGTTCCGGCACCATTATACACAGCCAGTACACCTTTACAGGGATGGTAAAGACATATATGGAGAAACTATCTTGAAGTATGTGGAACGGACAGAACTCCTTAAAGATGCCattggagaaggaagagtgaccCTCAGGATCTTTAATGTGACTGTTGATGATGATGGGCCATACCACTGTGTCTTCAAAGACAGCAATTTTTATGAAGAGCACATCACAGAGGTCAAGGTCACAG CTGTGGGCTTGCAGGTACAGATTCATGTTCATCCTCCCAATACCAAAGGTGTAATAGTGGAATGTAACTCTGGAGGTTGGTTCCCAAAGCCTCTCATGGAATGGAGGGACAGCAGAGGAGAGGTCATTCCAGCTGCAACAAAATCTCATTCTCAGGATGAAGGCAAACTATTCAATATAAAGATGATTCTTCTCATTAGAGACAGTTCCTCCCCAAAAGTCACTTGCTACCTTCAGAACCCTTTGACAGGCCAAGAGCAAAGGACCAGTGTTGCCATATCAG ATgcatttttttcatggaataggaaatggaaaatgatttTGAGTGTGATATTATTTGTGATGGTGTTCTCTGTAATGGATTCTAGTTGTCAGATATATATCAGAAAACAAA ATAGGTGGTGCACATGGACTGCTCCTTGGGTCATAGGCATATTGATCCTGGTGCTTTCAGTGTTGACTGTCATAGGAGTCCTGGTGTGGTTGCATATGAAACAAAGAG TTCCTATTTCAGATGCACATTTTGAATTGGATACTTTGTGGTTGGAAGATATAAGTGTCATCCTGTGTGCTCTTATGGTATCTGCCACCATGCTCATTTCCTATGTATACTTCAAATTGAAAG GTGTGCTGAGGTAA